From Nomascus leucogenys isolate Asia chromosome 15, Asia_NLE_v1, whole genome shotgun sequence, a single genomic window includes:
- the CSRP3 gene encoding cysteine and glycine-rich protein 3 isoform X2 produces MPNWGGGAKCGACEKTVYHAEEIQCNGRSFHKTCFHCSPQSRHAQLPPATLPSSLRSLESPRSALDVASQSMLLRRLWEVASLGTRPVSAVPSVGRVWSPQMSLTKTGNFIAKFAMPKILAPRVLGLEALHNKWKRKNEEVRHFSEFLRA; encoded by the exons ATGCCAAACTGGGGTGGAGGCGCAAAATGTGGAGCCTGTGAAAAGACCGTCTACCATGCAGAAGAAATCCAGTGCAATGGGAGGAGTTTCCACAAGACGTGTTTCCACTGCA GTCCCCAAAGCCGGCACGCTCAGCTACCACCAGCAACCCTTCCAAGTTCACTGCGAAGTTTGGAGAGTCCGAGAAGTGCCCTCGATGTGGCAAGTCAGTCTATGCTGCTGAGAAGGTTATGGGAGGTGGCAAG CCTTGGCACAAGACCTGTTTCCGCTGTGCCATCTGTGGGAAGAGTCTGGAGTCCACAAATGTCACTGACAAAGACGGGGAACTTTATTGCAAAG TTTGCTATGCCAAAAATTTTGGCCCCACGGGTATTGGGTTTGGAGGCCTTACACAAcaagtggaaaagaaagaatgaagaggtGCGCCATTTCTCAGAATTTTTGCGAGCCTAA
- the CSRP3 gene encoding cysteine and glycine-rich protein 3 isoform X1 yields MPNWGGGAKCGACEKTVYHAEEIQCNGRSFHKTCFHCMACRKALDSTTVAAHESEIYCKVCYGRRYGPKGIGYGQGAGCLSTDTGEHLGLQFQQSPKPARSATTSNPSKFTAKFGESEKCPRCGKSVYAAEKVMGGGKPWHKTCFRCAICGKSLESTNVTDKDGELYCKVCYAKNFGPTGIGFGGLTQQVEKKE; encoded by the exons ATGCCAAACTGGGGTGGAGGCGCAAAATGTGGAGCCTGTGAAAAGACCGTCTACCATGCAGAAGAAATCCAGTGCAATGGGAGGAGTTTCCACAAGACGTGTTTCCACTGCA TGGCCTGCAGGAAGGCTCTTGACAGCACGACAGTCGCGGCTCATGAGTCGGAGATCTACTGTAAGGTGTGCTATGGGCGCAGATATGGCCCCAAAGGGATCGGGTATGGACAAGGCGCTGGCTGTCTCAGCACGGACACGGGCGAGCATCTCGGCCTGCAGTTCCAACA GTCCCCAAAGCCGGCACGCTCAGCTACCACCAGCAACCCTTCCAAGTTCACTGCGAAGTTTGGAGAGTCCGAGAAGTGCCCTCGATGTGGCAAGTCAGTCTATGCTGCTGAGAAGGTTATGGGAGGTGGCAAG CCTTGGCACAAGACCTGTTTCCGCTGTGCCATCTGTGGGAAGAGTCTGGAGTCCACAAATGTCACTGACAAAGACGGGGAACTTTATTGCAAAG TTTGCTATGCCAAAAATTTTGGCCCCACGGGTATTGGGTTTGGAGGCCTTACACAAcaagtggaaaagaaagaatga